Proteins encoded together in one Tripterygium wilfordii isolate XIE 37 chromosome 14, ASM1340144v1, whole genome shotgun sequence window:
- the LOC120014424 gene encoding 40S ribosomal protein S16-like, translated as MAAAVESVQCFGRKKTAVAVTHCKRGRGLIKINGSPIELVEPEILRFKAYEPILLLGRHRFAGVDMRIRVNGGGQTSQIYAIRQSIARALVAFYQKYVDEQSKKEIKDILGRYDRTLLASDPRRCEPKKFGGRGARARFQKSYR; from the coding sequence ATGGCAGCCGCAGTAGAGTCCGTGCAGTGCTTTGGCAGGAAGAAGACAGCTGTCGCCGTAACCCACTGCAAGCGAGGCCGCGGCCTCATCAAGATCAATGGATCCCCTATCGAGCTGGTGGAGCCGGAGATCCTCCGCTTCAAGGCCTATGAGCCGATCCTTCTACTGGGACGGCACCGTTTTGCAGGAGTAGACATGAGGATCCGTGTCAACGGAGGTGGTCAAACCTCTCAGATCTACGCGATCCGGCAGAGCATCGCAAGGGCTTTGGTGGCCTTCTATCAGAAGTACGTGGACGAGCAGAGCAAGAAGGAAATCAAGGACATATTGGGCAGGTATGATAGGACTCTTCTGGCCTCTGACCCACGACGCTGCGAGCCCAAGAAGTTCGGAGGCCGTGGCGCCAGGGCCAGGTTCCAGAAGTCTTACCGTTAG
- the LOC120015667 gene encoding 2-hydroxyisoflavanone dehydratase-like produces the protein MASPDKEVAGEVPHVIRVYKDGSVERLLSWPSVPPSPNPDPQTGVSSKDITISENPKISARLYLPKIEPDDQKLPILVYFHGGAFCIGSAFSSVDNRYMSGLVSEARAIAVSIEYRMAPEHPLPAAYEDCWAALNWVASHSESQNEPNKDPWLLSYGDFERVYIGGDSAGSNIAHNIAIRAGSENLECNVKILGALILHSYFWGSNPIGSKTDPDKIKPYLVFDSKSIESESGVDTDKTLPALVWSFVYPSAPGGIDNPMINPEGPGAPSLAKLGCSKLLVCVAEHDELRDRGVRYYDLVKESGWDGELELYEVEGEGHCFQIFDTETTKAKNMIKHLAAFIK, from the coding sequence ATGGCATCCCCAGACAAGGAAGTAGCCGGAGAGGTCCCTCATGTTATTCGTGTCTACAAGGATGGCTCAGTAGAACGTCTACTAAGCTGGCCATCTGTGCCACCATCACCAAACCCAGATCCTCAAACCGGTGTCTCATCAAAGGATATAACCATCTCTGAAAACCCGAAAATCTCTGCTCGCCTCTACCTCCCAAAAATCGAACCAGATGACCAAAAACTCCCAATATTGGTTTACTTTCATGGTGGTGCGTTTTGCATTGGATCTGCCTTTTCATCTGTTGACAATCGTTACATGAGTGGATTGGTCTCTGAAGCCCGAGCTATTGCCGTCTCTATTGAGTACAGGATGGCCCCGGAGCACCCTCTCCCGGCAGCATATGAGGACTGTTGGGCTGCTCTCAATTGGGTGGCATCTCACTCTGAATCCCAAAACGAACCCAATAAAGATCCCTGGTTGTTGAGCTATGGTGATTTTGAGAGGGTTTACATTGGCGGTGACAGTGCTGGTAGTAATATAGCTCATAACATAGCAATCAGAGCTGGATCTGAGAATTTGGAATGTAATGTGAAAATCTTGGGTGCTTTGATTTTGCATTCTTATTTTTGGGGGTCAAATCCAATTGGGTCCAAAACTGATCCTGATAAGATCAAGCCATACTTGGTATTTGACTCAAAATCAATCGAGTCAGAATCTGGTGTTGATACAGATAAGACACTCCCAGCTTTGGTTTGGAGCTTTGTGTACCCATCTGCACCAGGAGGTATTGATAATCCTATGATCAATCCAGAGGGTCCAGGAGCTCCGAGCTTGGCCAAACTCGGGTGTTCGAAGTTGCTGGTTTGCGTAGCTGAGCATGATGAATTGAGAGATAGAGGTGTTCGGTACTATGATTTAGTGAAGGAGAGTGGCTGGGATGGTGAATTGGAGTTGTATGAAGTGGAAGGAGAAGGTCATTGCTTTCAAATATTTGATACTGAGACCACCAAAGCCAAGAACATGATCAAGCACTTGGCTGCTTTTATCAAGTAG
- the LOC120014775 gene encoding 2-hydroxyisoflavanone dehydratase-like — MEYPAKEVAREIPHVVRVYKDGSVERLGGSPYVPPSLNPDPDTGVSSKDITISENPKISARLYLPKIQPPDQKLPILVYFHGGAFCVESAFSLMEHIYLNRLVSQAKVVAVSVDYRLATEIPLPASYEDCWAALDWAASHSTAAQIDEPNKDPWLLKYGDFDRLYIGGDSSGGNIAHNIAMRAGSEKLQNDVKVLGAFINHAYFWGSKPIGSENDSDNPRPYEILGLKTYGTEPGVDHENSFPALVWKFVYPSAPGGLDNPMLNPEGPGARSLEKLGCSRLMICVAGKDELRDRGVRYFELVKESGWSGELQFYEDEGQIHGFHFQDIECANNMFERLASFLK; from the coding sequence ATGGAATACCCAGCCAAAGAAGTAGCCAGAGAGATCCCTCATGTGGTTCGTGTCTACAAGGATGGCTCAGTCGAACGCCTGGGCGGCTCGCCCTACGTGCCACCATCACTCAACCCAGATCCAGATACTGGTGTCTCATCGAAGGACATAACCATCTCTGAAAACCCAAAAATCTCTGCTCGTCTCTACCTCCCAAAAATACAACCACCAGACCAAAAACTCCCGATCTTGGTCTATTTCCATGGCGGCGCCTTTTGCGTCGAATCCGCCTTTTCGTTAATGGAACATATTTACCTTAACCGTCTAGTCTCTCAAGCCAAAGTAGTTGCCGTCTCTGTAGATTACAGACTGGCTACAGAGATTCCTCTCCCTGCATCATACGAGGACTGTTGGGCAGCTCTCGACTGGGCCGCATCTCATTCAACTGCAGCCCAAATCGACGAGCCCAATAAAGATCCATGGCTGTTGAAGTACGGCGACTTTGACAGGCTTTACATAGGAGGCGACAGCTCTGGAGGTAATATAGCTCATAACATAGCCATGAGAGCAGGATCGGAGAAATTACAAAATGATGTGAAAGTATTGGGTGCTTTCATTAATCATGCTTATTTTTGGGGCTCAAAACCAATTGGATCTGAGAATGATAGTGATAATCCCCGGCCATATGAGATTTTGGGCTTAAAAACGTATGGGACAGAACCTGGTGTTGATCATGAAAACAGCTTTCCAGCTTTGGTATGGAAGTTTGTTTACCCGTCGGCGCCTGGAGGTCTTGATAATCCGATGCTCAATCCAGAGGGTCCCGGGGCGCGGAGCCTGGAGAAGCTTGGGTGTTCGAGGTTGATGATTTGTGTTGCTGGGAAAGATGAACTGAGAGACAGAGGTGTTCGGTACTTTGAATTGGTGAAGGAGAGTGGTTGGAGTGGCGAACTGCAGTTCTATGAAGATGAAGGGCAAATCCATGGTTTTCACTTTCAAGATATCGAATGTGCTAACAACATGTTCGAACGCTTGGCTTCGTTTCTCAAGTAA
- the LOC120014593 gene encoding 2-hydroxyisoflavanone dehydratase-like, which produces MASPAKEIARELPPLVRVYTDGSVERLDGSLYVPPTDPDPQTGVPSKDVIISENPKVSARLYLPKLEQLDQKLPILIYFHGSAFCVESAFSFLHHRYFNPLISEAKVVAVSVDYRLAPEHPLPAAYEDGWAALNWVASHAHAAQNEPNKDPWLLKYGDFDRLYIGGESAGGNIVHNIAMRAGSENLEGNVKILGAYVSHSYFWGSKPIGSENDPNKRKAYVLSQSETFSSDPGSSHDKTFPSLVWNFVYPSAPGGLDNPMLNPEGPGAPSLAGLGCSRLLIVVAGDDELRDRGVRYHELVKESGWKGELEFHEDEGEIHGFHCMNPETVKAKNLIKRFGSFLK; this is translated from the coding sequence ATGGCATCGCCAGCCAAAGAAATAGCCAGGGAGCTCCCTCCTTTAGTCCGGGTCTACACGGATGGCTCAGTCGAACGCCTGGATGGCTCGCTGTACGTGCCACCAACAGACCCGGATCCACAAACTGGTGTGCCATCGAAGGACGTAATCATCTCTGAAAACCCCAAAGTCTCTGCTCGTCTCTACCTCCCAAAACTAGAACAACTTGACCAGAAACTCCCAATCCTTATCTATTTCCATGGCAGTGCATTTTGCGTTGAATCTGCCTTTTCATTCCTTCACCATCGTTACTTCAATCCCCTGATCTCCGAAGCCAAAGTAGTTGCGGTATCTGTAGACTACAGGCTGGCTCCAGAGCATCCTCTGCCTGCAGCTTATGAGGATGGTTGGGCTGCTCTCAATTGGGTAGCGTCTCATGCACACGCAGCCCAAAATGAACCCAACAAGGATCCATGGTTGTTGAAGTACGGTGACTTTGACAGGCTTTACATAGGAGGTGAGAGTGCTGGTGGTAATATAGTTCATAACATAGCCATGAGAGCAGGATCTGAGAATTTGGAAGGCAATGTAAAAATCTTGGGTGCTTATGTTTCTCATTCATATTTTTGGGGCTCAAAACCAATTGGGTCAGAAAATGATCCGAATAAGCGCAAGGCGTATGTGCTTTCGCAGTCAGAAACATTTTCCTCAGATCCTGGTTCGAGTCATGATAAAACCTTCCCATCTTTGGTTTGGAACTTTGTGTACCCATCTGCTCCTGGAGGTCTTGATAATCCGATGCTCAATCCAGAGGGTCCCGGGGCACCAAGCTTGGCAGGGCTTGGGTGTTCAAGGCTGCTGATTGTTGTGGCTGGGGATGATGAACTGAGAGACAGAGGTGTCCGATACCATGAATTGGTGAAAGAGAGTGGTTGGAAAGGTGAATTGGAGTTCCATGAAGACGAGGGAGAGATTCATGGTTTTCACTGTATGAATCCTGAGACTGTGAAGGCTAAGAACCTGATCAAACGCTTCGGTTCGTTTCTCAAGTGA